The genomic region GCCGCCAGGCTCGACGTGGAGCACTCGCACATCGTCGACGGCCAGGCGGAGGAGGCGCCCGCCCTCCGCGAGATCTCCGAGGCGATGCGCGCCGCGGAGCTCCACAAGCTGTGCGTGCCGCGCGAGCTCGGCGGCCTGAACGCCCCGCTCACCGTCTACATGATGGCGGGCGAGCTGCTCGCGCGCGCCGACGTGTCGATCATGACGCACTTCTCGTTCCACGGGGGCATGGCCCTCGCGGCGCTCGCCTTCTCGATCCGCGAGGGATCGACGACGTTCGACGTGCCGAGCGGTCGCATCGCGCGCACGCGGTTCGCGGAGATGATCCGCGAGATCGCGAGCGGCGAGGCCTGGGGCTGCATGGACATCACCGAGCCCAACGCCGGCAGCGACATGGCGCAGCTCCGCACCCGCGCGGAGCAAGACGCGGACGGCGCCTGGCGAGTCTCGGGGCAGAAGATCTTCATCACGTCGGGCCATGGGAAGTGGCACTTCGTCATCGCGCGCACGGAGGAGGCGAAGGACCCGAGCGATCCGTACGCGGGCCTCGCCGGCCTCAGCATGTTCCTCGTGAAGGCCTACGACACCCGGCCGGACGGCACGTGCGAGCGCTACGTCACGCTCGACCGCTTCGAGGAGAAGCTCGGCCACCACGGCTCGGTGACGGCGTCGTTGAGCTTCGACCGGGTGCCGGCCGAGCTCATCGGCAAGCGCGGCGAGGGCTTCCGCGCGATGCTCCTGCTCATGAACAACGCCCGCGTGGGCGTCGCGTTCGAGAGCATCGGCCTCGCTGAGGCCGCGTACCGCGCCGCGCGCGACTACGCCGAGGTGCGCACGTCGATGGGCAAGCCGATCGCGCGCCACGAGATGATCGCCGACATGCTCGAGGAGATGGAGCTCGACATCATCGCCCTCCGCGCCCTCGCCGTGCGCTCCGCGTACCACGAGGAGTGCGCCCAGAAGCTCGGCATCTTCCAGGGGTTCTTCACCGAGGCCTCGCCCGAGGAGCGCGCGCGGGTCTCGCGCGAGCTGCCCCGCCACCAGCGCATGTCGCGGCGCTACACGCCGCTGCTCAAGTACCTCGCGAGCGAGAAGGCCGTCGAGATCGCGCGGCGCGCCGTGCAGATCCACGGTGGCTCCGGCTATACGCGCGACTACCCGGTCGAGAAGCTCCTCCGCGACGCCCTCGTGCTGCCGATCTACGAGGGGACGAGCCAGATCCAGTCGCTCATGGCGATGAAAGACACGCTCATGGGCGTCATCGCCCGCCCGCAGGCCTTCGTGCGTCGCATGGCGGACGCGCGCGTCCGCTCGCTGTCCTCGCGCGATCCGCTCGACCGGGCGCTCGGGCGGCTCTCCCTCCAGGCCGCGCTCGCCACGCAGCACCTCCTCCGAAAGACCGCCGAGGGCAAGCTCCGATCGCTGTCCGGCAAGCCCCTCACGTCGTGGCCCAAGGCGTTCGCGAAGGACTGGAACCCCAAGAAGGACTTCGCCTACGCGATGCTCCACGCCGAGCGCCTCACGCGGCTGCTCGCCGACGAGGCGATCGCCGAGCTGCTCGTCGAACAGGCCAAGGCCCACCCCGAGCGCCGCGTTTGGGCGGAGCGGTGGCTCGAGCGGGCCGAGCCCCGCGGGCGCGCCCTCTACGACGCCATCACGACCACGGGCGATCGGCTGCTGCAGCGCCTCGCCGAGGAGGGGCGCACGACCTCGCCGAGCGTCGCCGCGGCGGAGGAGTGAGCGCGGTGGCATCCCCTCTGCTGCTCGCGCATCAAGGACGCACCCTCGCGGCGCTTGGTCGCGCTGCGCTCTCCAGCGTGGCGCCCAGGCGGCCTTCCGACACCACCCGCGCCGCGAGCCCACGCGCCACTCCAGGGGCTTGGGTGGAGGACCGCGCGCCCGCTCCGCCACCCGCGCTCGTGAGCGCGTTCGTGAGGGGCGCAGGCGGCGACCCCGCGCACTACCGGAACGTCCTCCCGCCGCACCTCTACCCGCAGTGGACCTTCCCGGTCGCGTCGCGCCTCTTCGCGGGCACGCCCTATCCGCTCGCCCGCGTGTTGAACGCGGGGACGACCATGCTCCAGCACGCGCCGCTGCCTTCGGGCGAACCCCTCGTGCTTCGCGCCAGGCTCGAGTCGGTCGACGACGACGGCGCGCGCGCGCGGCTCACGGTGCGCGTCGTGACCGGGACGCGGTCGTCCCCCGACACGGTCACGTCGCTCATCTCGGCGTACGTGCCGCTCTCCTCGGCGCCTCGGGGAAAGCCCGCCCGCCCGCGACCCACAGTTCCGCTCGACGCTCACGAGCTCGCCTTTCGCCGCTTCGGGCGCACGGCGGGCCGCGATTTTGCGTGGATCACGGGAGACGTGAACCCCATCCACTGGAGCCCGATGGTCGCGCGCGCCGCCGGCTTCAAGACGTGTATTTTGCATGGGTTTGCCACCTTCGCTGCTTCGGTGGAGGCCGTGGTGCGCGCGCGCCTCTCGGGCGACGTGTCGCGCCTCGCCCAGGTCTCCGCCCGCTTCGTGCGGCCGCTGCCGCTGCCTCGCTCGGTCGGCGTGTACGTCACGCCGGGCGGTCGTCTCCTGCTCGGCGACGCGCCGGGCGGTGACGTCTATCTCGACGGCGAGCTCACGCTCACCTGACGGCCGTCCGCACCTCGCCCATCAATCCCTCACCGAAGAACGAGCCCCCCTTGCACGATTTTCTGCTCCAGCTCGGCGCGAGCCCCAGCGCGCGCAAGGTCCTCGGCGCGCTCCGCCTGCCGCTCCCGCTGCCTCAACCGCTCGCCCGCGGCGTCGGGCCGTACGCCGACCTGGAGCTCCGCGACGAGGCCGTCGCGGTGGTCTCCGGCCCGCGCCCCGAGCTCGCCTCCGTGGTCGCGCACGAGCTGGCCCGCGCCGGCGCGAACCCGCTGCTCGGGAGCCCCGAGCTCGGCCCGAGCTTCCAAGGGCCAGGCGAGGCGTACGGGCGCCCCGCGCGGCCGCTCGAGTCGCTCGGCGAGCGTGCGGCGCTCGCGGGGATCGTCCTCGACGCGACGGGCCTCGCGGCGGTGCGCGAGCTGCGGGCGCTCTACGACGGCCTCGCGCCGCTCGTGGGCCGCGTGGCCCGGGGCGGCCGGGTGGTCGTGCTCGCGCGTCCCGCCGCGGGCGACGCCGGCGCGTTCGCCGCGCGCGCCGCCGTCGAGGGCTTCGTGCGCAGCCTCGCGAAGGAGCTCGGCGGTCGCGGCGTCACCGCGAACCTCCTCCGGGTGGCCGAGGGCGCCGACGATCGCGCGGCGCCCGTGCTGCGGTTTCTCCTCTCGAGGCGCTCCTCGTTCGTCACCGCCCAGCCGCTCGTCGTGTCGGCGACCGCGCGCGCGCTCCGCGAGCCTCCGCGCACGCGCCCCCTCGAGGGCAAGGTGGCGCTCGTCACCGGCGCAGCCCGCGGCATCGGCGCGGCGACCGCGCGCGCCCTCGCGCGCGAGGGTGCACATGTGCTCTGCATGGATCGCCCCGACGAGGCGCCCGAGGTCTCCCAGCTCGCGCGCGCCCTCGGGGGCACGCCGGTCCTCGCCGACGTGACCGCCCCCGACGCGGCCGAGCGGCTCGCCGCCGCGGCGGCGGCCCGCGGTGGCCTCGACGTGCTCGTGCACAACGCGGGCGTGACCCGCGACAAGACCCTCGCGCGCATGAAGCCCGAGCAGTGGGACATGGTCCTCGCGGTGAACCTCGAGGCGGTCATCCGCCTCACGCGCGCCCTCGATCCGCTCCTCCGCGACGACGGGCGCGTCCTCGCGCTCTCGTCGGTCGCGGGCATCGCCGGCAACATGGGCCAGACCGCCTACGCCGCCACGAAGGCCGGGGTCCTCGGCTTCGTGCAGGCCGAGGCGGCGCGACTCGCGGCGCGGGGCGTGACCGCGAACGCGGTGGCGCCAGGCTTCATCGAGACGCGCATGACCGCCGCCGTGCCGCTCGCGATCCGCGAGGGCGCGCGGCGCCTCTCTGCGCTGGGGCAGGGGGGCCTCCCCGAGGACGTGGCCGAGGCGCTCACCTTCCTCGCCACGCCGGGATCGCAGGGGCTCACGGGGCAGACCCTGCGCGTGTGCGGCGGCGCCCTCATCGGCGCGTGAGCGGGCGCGAGCGCAGAACACC from Myxococcales bacterium harbors:
- a CDS encoding acyl-CoA dehydrogenase family protein encodes the protein MANFFTDNDDLRFYFDQGVPWAELVELTEYGFRAPDGFKDVEEAKSFYRDVAESFGELAAEVVAPRAARLDVEHSHIVDGQAEEAPALREISEAMRAAELHKLCVPRELGGLNAPLTVYMMAGELLARADVSIMTHFSFHGGMALAALAFSIREGSTTFDVPSGRIARTRFAEMIREIASGEAWGCMDITEPNAGSDMAQLRTRAEQDADGAWRVSGQKIFITSGHGKWHFVIARTEEAKDPSDPYAGLAGLSMFLVKAYDTRPDGTCERYVTLDRFEEKLGHHGSVTASLSFDRVPAELIGKRGEGFRAMLLLMNNARVGVAFESIGLAEAAYRAARDYAEVRTSMGKPIARHEMIADMLEEMELDIIALRALAVRSAYHEECAQKLGIFQGFFTEASPEERARVSRELPRHQRMSRRYTPLLKYLASEKAVEIARRAVQIHGGSGYTRDYPVEKLLRDALVLPIYEGTSQIQSLMAMKDTLMGVIARPQAFVRRMADARVRSLSSRDPLDRALGRLSLQAALATQHLLRKTAEGKLRSLSGKPLTSWPKAFAKDWNPKKDFAYAMLHAERLTRLLADEAIAELLVEQAKAHPERRVWAERWLERAEPRGRALYDAITTTGDRLLQRLAEEGRTTSPSVAAAEE
- a CDS encoding 3-oxoacyl-ACP reductase, which encodes MHDFLLQLGASPSARKVLGALRLPLPLPQPLARGVGPYADLELRDEAVAVVSGPRPELASVVAHELARAGANPLLGSPELGPSFQGPGEAYGRPARPLESLGERAALAGIVLDATGLAAVRELRALYDGLAPLVGRVARGGRVVVLARPAAGDAGAFAARAAVEGFVRSLAKELGGRGVTANLLRVAEGADDRAAPVLRFLLSRRSSFVTAQPLVVSATARALREPPRTRPLEGKVALVTGAARGIGAATARALAREGAHVLCMDRPDEAPEVSQLARALGGTPVLADVTAPDAAERLAAAAAARGGLDVLVHNAGVTRDKTLARMKPEQWDMVLAVNLEAVIRLTRALDPLLRDDGRVLALSSVAGIAGNMGQTAYAATKAGVLGFVQAEAARLAARGVTANAVAPGFIETRMTAAVPLAIREGARRLSALGQGGLPEDVAEALTFLATPGSQGLTGQTLRVCGGALIGA